The following coding sequences lie in one Methylotenera versatilis 301 genomic window:
- a CDS encoding choice-of-anchor D domain-containing protein, translated as MRAYNCKTSLIKSGLAAFILLLASSAALAATINLTAAPTQTKLPDGQTVPMWGYRCGTVDANAASATCAASNPAAGNNWSPVVITVPANAAGGLTINLTNNLSFATGSGTNTVPTSLVIVGQLGGGLGSAPARMPSPTHAAQGTTWPGTLGAPDPTACLPGADPAAAAAAGTFCPPAQAARVRSFGTEVAAGSSQVLTWSSLRPGTYLIESGTQPSIQGPMGLYGMLVVTDATYPGQAFDKDVPLLLSEIDQLQNTAVDTAVKTAGFSDGLVWNGQAGQCGDQSVHTCYPPAVNYDPRYYLINGVSFDRTNIGSSTFAGPAATVASGNVLLRFVNAGLRMHVPSVVNANMTLLAEDGNKLPGVPKVQSELLLPAGKTYDVTIQPTHSSGSYVPATYALFDRALSLSTNNQRDGGMQAYIAINGGAASGVGTNSPGGSSTTLSAVDKNYYCISGSTLAVSDPNKGVLAGVVGANGATLADSSALPVGATLAFQSDGTFTYTPPTTGTCAGAFSYLVNGTLSKTATITQCDASTPGCAALGGAPVANSDAYTSAIATQIKVASPGVLLNDTDPSGLPLKTAIVGTPAGGTVILNADGSFTATPTTAPTTAPVNVTFQYNAINTQNTVSTGPATVTLTFPTPSNLAVNVKDAKTGVAINDYRWIIEEDRTFWIDPKCQVNTGTGQRPDGCPPLPVESLGYNFHTANMPVIATGCVGDVSCEIGQAQQGTPVACDVGNGVCRTDAGKKIAVLPSQVALDPSKRYYISVLPGDGINTTLGGAGGPQNIGGKDVPFDIARDCGPFSGPTGAWEPGGPSALCGHAMGGAQISKEQVQQAAAGAGAPVNISLQQTPLPTAKISVFVFQDDNPLNGENDAGGGVDVIAPNEPGLSGFEIKLFDQAGGLGDATGQITYDMFNMPVSNSLAGTKDPVTGLDACPISTKSDGLVGMVPTCPKFESDGKTLSPLAGQVVVANLYPGLYEIVATPGHDRIARGEEWLQTNTLDGGKAHEAFIKPNEPGYFQEFGPGGYHVAIGFANPKIINNRKAAYCASLDCSHTLNVSVANTHMSRTPDQRTFSTHSYDHYGFTTCYVSVGPADTEDFAFQKCDADGKVTFTGMPNGTYKLTVFDQWNDIMLDGLVSTVVVNGDTTKEFPVTQWRTNLYTRTFIDTNGDGVSQEDEPGLPLVSTNIRYRDGSFGFFNSTDLKGYAGFNEVFPFMNWLVVDSYTTSYKSTATHVVYDAGGPVDGQDGGGSSTIAANLANTIENNSLPPALRVPGARYCASADCPAGDTAGGSTGRVDPAGTTTEGWQGLLGQNTFIEFAKKPFAKTENGGIMGHVIYASTRPFDDPALLLQLSWEPGVPRVQINLYQEGTAADGSKTLKLVDTTKTTSFDDWAQGFRSDGVPNMNCPGQDASSPFFATLKDSKMWLDPTKTALPNNSQFKCYDGWSQLNQAQPAPYDGLYKFPSVTSIDLATGLPTGTNCSICVNNPSGDGTKMLPAGKYVVEVIVPTGYELVKEEDKNILMGDVYVAPVTQQFAGLGSIFIMPDQAAVNAYYNKNNLIQSTTNNGAVPRHEGDTGTVEAFWACVGEKRIVPDFNSLFPGAGQAAPFAGALRPLCDRKEVILEDEMTALAKFYVFTSTHIAGHFTGMMTNDFASEFDPFSPQFGEKFGPPNLPVGLRDFNGNEVARVYSDQWGVYNGLFFSSYGVNPPNPTGYVPQMAIACMNDPGPIHSDPLNPNSPMITDPSYNPAYSNFCYETPFMPGFTAYMDTPVIPTQAFADGYNLPDTEYPDGTPAIKAVMGDGIGPWVAAAAGSRVVSSITLNSAGSGYSSAPTVTISGGGGSGAQAISTLTPSPIGALNLTNGGNGYALAPTVTFAGGGSGASAIANMGVGSVAVTSANGSYRGITTPVVTFSAPPCAINGTTCVLARGTATMSSNQLLNLNRRVTGISLTGGTNTRGSGYTSPPTVTFSTGPATATTSLNIRSLQLVSGGSGYVLPTVGFTGGGGNGATATATVSGASVASVILLTGGSGYAGIPTIGFTGGSGSGASATAATAASGNLTITALGAKQVQNPNYSGPNATSAPYNQKTIIRHYDFGSSAGSVALVGNDGVARPLTGVTWSNDTITGTVPNGLPNCTVQQRNQPASKCGQLVITRSDNGKQSIDAITVTVGGSSPWFVTEQGVTAPGGKSVKDYTANFGRFGFSPIQTALDSAEPGDLVIVGPGTYRENLIMWKPVRLQGVGAGSVTVNADAHPAGKMDQWRRQVDCVFGLTLSGVPNLGNSSAAFDPNGQYSCPSAMHQRGDRIPFEAITGWDASGNGNLAQVLQEPTLMGAYEGAGITVLGRGVRIPNGSTDFWGAADPTAAGAFPSGSQWLSGGNNDCRADSTLTNGLDYGTSNYYCNPSRIDGLSVLNSSQGGGGLFVHGWGHNLEIANTRISGNHGTLAGAINLGNGETPPVFVNDGVICGAGAAGDACPPLNGTPVGATIPFAFDVNVRIHHNMLYNNASIGDALFTGTPAGAGGVTVSAGGDNYQIDHNWIAGNLSTGDGGGLQTLGVSFNGKINNNYILFNQSTNPTLPTNGGGVVIQGANEPRTFQGAECGGTTDHDCPPGLGDGTGAGLVIDANLILGNSAESGSGGGLRLQQVNGSEMIAFPTNNTRWYGVTVTNNIIANNVAGWDGGGVSIEDALKVNFTNNTVVSNDTTASAGSLFKTLGAINASSPPPGCTPTTDPNAPQNPNCLGVDAPHGPQPAGLVVMANTINLRDAIAGLANQNVSCPTIQTVANLASIVRVSGTVTVTTATPVTLHVGDIISIAVNNGGGNFNGTKTVASTPDSTHFTYLQGSGNTAQINNRGTVTYNSGNPYPVASGVNATCKKVSLPIMTNNIIWQNRSFSVDIVSPGTGLQSQQNLVALAPQLNQTATGECAQGASYWDFGLRTDDVAGGTIPSGTKLTLNNSIYTNDVRNVNVVSSISANNHVGGSSPVIAQFCNGARTAPEGCNQLASGLGQSCHGFNVPPGSSETTGLADVFVFSGIRPTATVDEGHNWLNLSYGPLTLSRPNVSTATAAEQMVASADIGTKNGAYSIPSTSVAVDNGNTNGAPSRDFYGNTRVGVPDIGAVEVIPAAIASVTGGPLTFSNVAVGSTSAAQTLTLQNTGGGSLTGIGVAVTSPFSRAGGTCGATLAASSSCTITVTFTPTGTAAATGTVTITGSVPVTGSPVALNGTGVAPVTSATLAPASWTVSQVRNCPGTGLGQLACALDPSQSFTLTNTGNVTLTGITTGSLSSSPVANAANYAIIGTVLGVQQSTCGTTVTSLAPGATCTVRVQFKPLTAQAAGAKPATLSVTAGAAGLKTSSLNGTAN; from the coding sequence ATGAGAGCCTATAATTGCAAGACAAGCCTAATCAAATCTGGTCTTGCCGCATTTATTCTCCTGCTGGCGAGTAGTGCCGCACTTGCAGCAACGATCAATTTGACCGCAGCACCCACGCAAACAAAGTTACCCGATGGGCAGACCGTGCCGATGTGGGGCTATCGTTGCGGTACAGTTGATGCTAACGCTGCTAGTGCTACTTGTGCAGCCTCAAATCCAGCCGCTGGTAATAACTGGTCACCAGTGGTGATTACGGTTCCGGCAAATGCGGCTGGCGGCTTAACGATTAATCTAACAAATAACCTGAGCTTTGCCACAGGTAGTGGAACCAACACCGTTCCAACCTCTCTGGTCATTGTTGGCCAACTTGGTGGTGGCTTGGGTAGCGCCCCTGCGCGTATGCCTAGTCCAACGCATGCGGCACAAGGCACGACATGGCCAGGAACGCTAGGTGCTCCTGACCCTACAGCTTGTTTACCGGGAGCAGACCCAGCCGCTGCAGCTGCCGCCGGGACATTTTGTCCACCTGCACAAGCAGCTCGTGTGCGCTCATTTGGTACTGAAGTCGCAGCAGGTAGCTCGCAAGTGTTGACTTGGAGCAGTCTCCGTCCCGGTACCTATTTAATTGAGTCTGGTACGCAGCCTTCAATTCAAGGGCCGATGGGACTATACGGGATGTTGGTAGTGACCGACGCCACCTACCCAGGTCAGGCTTTTGACAAAGACGTTCCACTATTGTTAAGTGAAATTGATCAATTGCAAAATACCGCAGTCGATACTGCGGTAAAAACTGCTGGCTTCAGTGATGGCTTGGTTTGGAACGGTCAGGCTGGTCAATGCGGTGATCAGAGCGTACATACCTGCTACCCACCAGCCGTCAACTACGATCCACGCTATTATCTGATTAACGGTGTATCGTTTGATCGCACCAATATTGGATCCTCTACGTTTGCTGGCCCTGCTGCTACGGTAGCTTCAGGCAATGTATTGCTGCGTTTTGTGAATGCGGGTCTACGCATGCATGTGCCATCAGTAGTGAATGCAAACATGACATTATTGGCTGAAGATGGAAACAAACTGCCAGGTGTGCCTAAAGTGCAGAGCGAGTTACTTCTCCCTGCTGGTAAGACCTATGATGTGACGATTCAGCCGACACATTCATCTGGAAGCTATGTGCCTGCTACCTATGCATTGTTTGACAGGGCGCTAAGCCTGTCAACCAACAACCAGCGCGATGGTGGTATGCAGGCTTACATTGCCATTAATGGCGGTGCTGCATCTGGCGTGGGTACAAATTCGCCCGGAGGCTCCAGCACTACCCTAAGTGCTGTTGATAAAAATTATTACTGTATATCAGGTTCGACTTTGGCCGTGAGTGACCCAAATAAAGGTGTTCTAGCTGGTGTTGTGGGTGCCAACGGCGCCACGCTAGCGGATTCTAGCGCTCTACCAGTTGGTGCGACCTTGGCATTTCAGTCAGATGGAACTTTTACCTATACGCCACCCACTACCGGCACTTGTGCAGGCGCATTTAGTTACCTTGTGAACGGAACGCTTAGCAAGACGGCAACGATAACCCAGTGTGATGCAAGCACACCCGGATGTGCTGCACTTGGCGGCGCACCTGTTGCTAACTCAGATGCTTACACTAGCGCCATCGCCACACAGATTAAAGTCGCTTCACCTGGTGTGTTGTTAAACGACACAGATCCTTCAGGATTGCCGTTGAAAACTGCGATTGTAGGTACTCCTGCGGGCGGCACGGTGATACTGAATGCGGATGGCTCTTTTACTGCTACACCAACAACTGCACCTACGACAGCGCCAGTCAATGTGACCTTTCAGTATAATGCTATCAATACACAGAACACAGTGAGCACAGGTCCTGCAACGGTAACACTGACCTTTCCGACGCCAAGCAACCTTGCGGTGAATGTCAAAGATGCCAAGACTGGCGTGGCCATTAACGACTATCGCTGGATTATAGAGGAAGACCGTACTTTCTGGATTGACCCTAAGTGTCAGGTCAATACAGGCACTGGCCAAAGACCAGATGGCTGTCCTCCATTACCAGTAGAAAGCCTTGGCTATAACTTCCATACTGCCAACATGCCAGTGATAGCCACTGGTTGTGTCGGTGACGTTTCTTGCGAAATCGGACAAGCGCAGCAGGGCACACCAGTTGCCTGCGATGTGGGTAATGGCGTGTGCCGTACCGATGCGGGCAAGAAGATTGCGGTTCTGCCAAGTCAGGTTGCCCTTGATCCAAGCAAACGCTACTATATTTCCGTGTTGCCTGGTGACGGCATCAATACCACGCTAGGTGGCGCTGGTGGACCACAAAATATTGGTGGTAAAGATGTTCCGTTTGATATTGCCAGAGATTGTGGCCCCTTCAGTGGTCCGACTGGCGCCTGGGAGCCTGGTGGCCCTTCTGCCCTCTGTGGTCATGCCATGGGCGGGGCGCAAATTTCAAAAGAACAGGTTCAACAGGCTGCAGCTGGAGCTGGGGCGCCTGTGAATATCAGTTTGCAACAAACACCATTGCCAACGGCAAAAATCTCTGTATTCGTGTTTCAGGACGATAATCCACTAAACGGTGAAAATGATGCCGGTGGTGGCGTTGATGTGATCGCCCCCAATGAGCCAGGTTTAAGCGGGTTTGAAATCAAGCTGTTTGACCAGGCAGGTGGTCTAGGTGATGCGACCGGACAGATTACCTATGACATGTTCAACATGCCAGTCTCTAACTCTCTTGCAGGCACAAAAGATCCTGTGACCGGCCTTGATGCTTGCCCAATCAGTACTAAGTCAGATGGTCTCGTTGGCATGGTACCAACCTGTCCAAAATTTGAGTCAGATGGTAAGACCTTGTCACCTTTAGCGGGTCAAGTGGTCGTTGCTAATCTATATCCAGGCTTGTACGAAATAGTAGCTACGCCAGGGCATGACCGGATTGCACGCGGAGAGGAGTGGCTACAAACCAATACCTTGGATGGCGGCAAAGCACATGAGGCCTTTATCAAACCTAACGAGCCCGGTTACTTCCAAGAGTTCGGACCCGGCGGCTACCATGTCGCCATCGGTTTTGCCAATCCTAAAATCATCAATAATCGTAAAGCCGCTTACTGTGCTAGTTTGGATTGCTCACATACATTGAATGTCAGTGTTGCAAATACGCATATGTCCCGTACGCCAGATCAGCGTACGTTTAGTACCCATAGCTACGATCACTACGGCTTTACAACCTGCTATGTTTCAGTAGGGCCTGCGGATACTGAGGATTTCGCGTTCCAAAAATGTGATGCAGACGGTAAAGTTACTTTCACTGGAATGCCAAATGGAACGTACAAGTTAACAGTTTTCGACCAATGGAATGACATCATGCTCGATGGTTTGGTGTCCACGGTAGTAGTGAATGGTGATACGACTAAGGAATTTCCAGTGACCCAGTGGCGCACCAATCTTTACACCCGCACATTTATAGATACCAATGGTGATGGGGTTTCGCAAGAAGATGAGCCAGGGTTGCCTCTTGTTTCTACTAATATTCGTTATCGCGATGGTAGCTTCGGTTTTTTCAATAGTACTGATTTAAAAGGTTATGCTGGTTTTAACGAAGTATTCCCTTTCATGAACTGGCTGGTCGTTGATTCTTACACTACAAGTTATAAATCAACAGCGACTCACGTGGTTTACGACGCGGGCGGTCCAGTTGATGGGCAAGACGGTGGAGGAAGCTCGACTATCGCTGCTAATCTTGCGAATACGATAGAAAATAACAGCTTGCCTCCTGCGCTGCGGGTGCCCGGTGCTAGATATTGCGCTTCTGCCGACTGCCCTGCTGGCGATACAGCTGGCGGCTCTACTGGTCGTGTTGACCCTGCAGGTACAACCACAGAAGGTTGGCAAGGTCTACTTGGTCAAAATACTTTTATAGAATTTGCCAAGAAACCTTTTGCCAAAACTGAAAATGGCGGCATCATGGGTCATGTGATCTACGCTTCGACTAGACCATTTGATGACCCGGCATTACTCTTGCAACTTAGCTGGGAGCCAGGTGTACCACGCGTGCAGATTAATCTGTATCAAGAAGGTACAGCAGCTGATGGCAGTAAAACACTCAAACTGGTCGATACTACTAAGACCACCAGTTTCGATGATTGGGCGCAGGGCTTCCGTTCTGACGGTGTACCCAACATGAACTGCCCAGGCCAAGATGCTTCAAGTCCATTCTTTGCGACATTGAAAGACAGCAAAATGTGGTTAGACCCCACTAAGACTGCTCTGCCAAACAATTCACAGTTCAAATGCTACGATGGCTGGTCACAATTAAACCAAGCCCAACCCGCACCTTATGATGGTCTGTACAAGTTCCCGAGTGTGACCAGTATTGATCTGGCAACTGGTTTGCCTACTGGCACTAATTGCTCAATTTGTGTGAATAATCCATCAGGCGACGGTACCAAAATGTTACCTGCTGGCAAATATGTAGTTGAAGTGATTGTGCCAACAGGATACGAACTGGTGAAAGAGGAAGATAAAAATATCCTGATGGGAGATGTTTATGTTGCGCCAGTGACTCAGCAGTTTGCGGGGCTTGGTAGCATCTTCATCATGCCTGACCAGGCGGCAGTGAATGCTTACTACAACAAAAACAACCTGATACAGTCTACTACTAACAATGGTGCGGTACCTCGTCACGAAGGTGACACTGGCACCGTAGAGGCTTTCTGGGCTTGTGTTGGTGAGAAACGCATCGTGCCAGATTTTAACAGTCTGTTCCCAGGAGCAGGGCAAGCAGCACCGTTCGCTGGTGCATTGCGACCATTGTGTGATCGCAAAGAAGTGATACTTGAAGACGAAATGACCGCGCTTGCGAAATTCTATGTCTTTACTTCAACTCACATTGCTGGTCATTTCACAGGCATGATGACGAACGACTTTGCTTCAGAGTTCGATCCATTCTCCCCACAATTTGGCGAGAAGTTTGGTCCACCAAATCTGCCAGTTGGTTTACGTGACTTTAACGGCAATGAGGTAGCCCGCGTCTATTCTGACCAATGGGGTGTCTATAACGGCTTGTTCTTCTCAAGTTATGGCGTCAACCCACCAAACCCTACTGGGTACGTACCACAGATGGCAATTGCCTGTATGAACGACCCTGGTCCGATACATTCAGATCCTTTGAATCCGAATAGCCCGATGATTACTGATCCATCCTACAATCCGGCATATAGCAATTTCTGCTACGAAACACCTTTCATGCCTGGCTTCACTGCCTACATGGATACACCAGTTATTCCAACACAAGCTTTTGCTGATGGCTACAATCTGCCAGACACTGAGTATCCTGACGGAACGCCAGCTATTAAGGCTGTGATGGGTGACGGCATCGGGCCATGGGTGGCCGCGGCTGCAGGGTCTCGAGTTGTTTCGTCGATTACCCTGAATTCAGCAGGTTCTGGTTATAGTAGTGCTCCAACGGTGACTATTTCTGGTGGCGGTGGTAGTGGGGCGCAAGCAATTTCCACACTGACACCTAGTCCGATAGGTGCTCTGAATCTCACCAATGGCGGTAACGGCTACGCATTAGCACCTACAGTGACCTTTGCCGGCGGTGGCAGTGGCGCTAGTGCGATTGCTAATATGGGTGTCGGCTCCGTTGCGGTAACGAGTGCGAATGGCTCATATAGAGGTATTACGACACCAGTAGTCACTTTCTCAGCACCACCTTGCGCAATTAATGGCACAACCTGCGTATTGGCGCGGGGAACAGCAACGATGTCTAGTAATCAGTTGCTTAATCTCAACCGTCGCGTAACAGGCATTAGTTTGACTGGTGGTACTAATACACGTGGTAGCGGTTATACATCGCCACCTACCGTTACATTTAGCACTGGGCCAGCAACTGCGACAACTTCGCTTAATATTCGCTCCTTGCAACTAGTGAGCGGCGGCTCAGGCTATGTATTGCCTACAGTCGGCTTCACTGGCGGTGGCGGTAACGGTGCCACAGCAACGGCTACAGTGAGTGGCGCTTCCGTAGCCTCAGTGATCTTGCTGACTGGTGGTTCTGGGTACGCAGGAATACCAACGATTGGGTTCACTGGCGGTAGTGGTAGCGGCGCTTCTGCAACTGCAGCAACTGCAGCCTCTGGTAATCTAACAATTACAGCACTTGGGGCTAAGCAGGTGCAGAATCCAAACTACTCTGGCCCTAATGCAACATCTGCACCCTACAACCAAAAGACTATCATCAGACACTATGATTTTGGTAGTAGCGCAGGTTCCGTTGCACTGGTTGGCAATGACGGCGTTGCTCGTCCATTGACTGGCGTGACATGGAGCAATGATACGATTACAGGTACGGTGCCTAATGGTTTGCCTAACTGTACTGTACAACAACGTAATCAACCAGCTTCTAAGTGTGGACAGTTAGTGATTACCCGTTCCGATAATGGTAAACAATCGATAGACGCGATTACTGTGACGGTTGGCGGTAGCTCACCTTGGTTCGTGACTGAGCAAGGTGTGACCGCGCCTGGCGGTAAGTCTGTGAAAGATTACACGGCTAATTTTGGCCGCTTTGGCTTCAGCCCAATCCAGACTGCGCTTGACAGTGCTGAACCAGGAGACTTGGTGATTGTCGGTCCAGGCACATATCGCGAAAACTTGATCATGTGGAAGCCGGTACGCTTGCAAGGTGTGGGCGCGGGCTCTGTCACTGTTAATGCTGACGCACATCCTGCAGGTAAAATGGATCAGTGGCGTCGTCAGGTGGATTGTGTCTTCGGACTTACGCTAAGCGGTGTGCCTAATTTAGGTAATAGCAGCGCTGCTTTCGATCCAAACGGTCAGTACTCTTGCCCATCCGCAATGCACCAACGTGGAGACCGCATCCCATTTGAGGCCATCACAGGATGGGATGCTTCGGGCAATGGTAACCTCGCCCAAGTGCTGCAAGAGCCTACTCTGATGGGTGCCTATGAAGGTGCTGGCATCACAGTGCTGGGTCGCGGTGTTCGCATTCCGAATGGTAGTACCGACTTCTGGGGTGCTGCTGATCCTACTGCTGCTGGAGCATTCCCTTCTGGAAGCCAATGGCTCAGCGGTGGTAACAATGACTGTCGCGCCGACAGTACTCTGACCAACGGTTTGGATTACGGAACCAGTAACTACTACTGCAACCCATCCCGCATTGATGGTCTGTCTGTCCTCAATAGCTCACAAGGCGGCGGCGGTTTGTTTGTCCACGGCTGGGGGCATAACCTTGAAATTGCGAATACTCGCATATCGGGTAACCACGGGACGCTTGCTGGCGCGATTAATTTAGGTAACGGTGAGACACCACCAGTATTTGTTAATGATGGTGTGATCTGTGGTGCTGGTGCAGCCGGTGATGCTTGCCCTCCACTCAACGGCACGCCTGTGGGTGCAACGATTCCATTCGCTTTCGATGTGAACGTACGCATACACCACAATATGCTTTACAACAATGCTTCTATCGGCGATGCGCTGTTCACGGGCACTCCAGCTGGTGCTGGTGGCGTCACAGTGAGTGCGGGTGGCGATAACTACCAGATTGACCATAACTGGATCGCTGGTAACCTTTCCACTGGCGATGGTGGCGGCTTGCAAACACTGGGTGTGAGCTTTAATGGCAAGATCAACAACAACTACATCTTGTTCAACCAAAGTACCAATCCAACTCTGCCTACGAATGGCGGTGGTGTTGTCATCCAAGGCGCTAACGAACCACGTACCTTCCAAGGTGCTGAGTGCGGCGGAACCACCGATCACGACTGCCCTCCTGGTCTGGGTGATGGTACAGGTGCTGGTCTGGTCATCGATGCCAATCTTATTCTGGGTAATAGTGCCGAGAGCGGTAGTGGCGGTGGCTTACGCTTACAACAAGTAAACGGCAGCGAGATGATTGCCTTCCCGACCAATAATACACGTTGGTACGGCGTGACTGTCACCAACAACATCATCGCTAATAATGTTGCTGGTTGGGATGGCGGTGGTGTGTCGATTGAAGATGCGTTGAAAGTGAACTTCACCAACAATACAGTGGTGTCAAACGATACGACTGCATCAGCTGGTTCACTCTTCAAAACGCTAGGTGCAATCAATGCTTCGTCTCCACCTCCAGGTTGCACACCGACAACGGATCCGAATGCACCACAGAATCCTAACTGTCTTGGTGTTGACGCACCGCACGGTCCACAACCAGCTGGCTTGGTAGTGATGGCAAATACCATTAACCTGCGTGATGCGATTGCCGGGTTGGCAAATCAAAACGTGAGCTGCCCAACAATCCAGACTGTGGCAAATCTTGCTAGCATAGTGCGTGTCAGTGGAACAGTCACAGTGACAACCGCTACGCCGGTAACGCTTCATGTTGGTGACATTATCAGCATTGCAGTCAATAACGGAGGCGGTAATTTTAATGGGACAAAAACGGTGGCTTCTACTCCTGACAGCACTCATTTCACCTATCTACAAGGAAGTGGCAATACTGCTCAGATTAATAACCGTGGAACCGTGACGTATAACTCTGGTAACCCTTATCCAGTTGCCAGTGGGGTCAATGCAACCTGTAAGAAAGTGTCATTGCCAATCATGACCAACAATATCATCTGGCAAAACCGTTCTTTCAGCGTTGATATTGTTTCGCCAGGTACTGGTCTGCAATCGCAACAGAACTTAGTGGCATTAGCTCCGCAGTTGAATCAAACAGCGACAGGCGAGTGCGCGCAGGGTGCTAGTTATTGGGACTTCGGTCTTCGCACAGATGACGTTGCAGGTGGCACTATTCCAAGTGGTACTAAATTGACACTGAATAACTCTATCTACACGAATGATGTGCGTAATGTGAATGTGGTATCGAGCATTTCTGCTAACAATCATGTGGGCGGAAGTTCACCGGTCATTGCACAGTTCTGTAACGGTGCAAGAACAGCGCCAGAGGGTTGTAATCAGCTAGCTAGCGGACTTGGTCAGTCTTGCCACGGTTTCAATGTGCCTCCAGGTTCATCCGAAACTACAGGTTTGGCTGACGTGTTTGTGTTCAGTGGCATCAGGCCAACGGCAACAGTGGATGAAGGTCATAACTGGTTGAATCTGTCCTATGGTCCTCTAACACTGAGTCGGCCAAATGTCTCAACTGCGACTGCAGCTGAACAAATGGTTGCATCTGCAGATATTGGAACTAAAAATGGTGCTTACTCGATTCCATCTACATCTGTTGCTGTCGATAATGGCAATACCAATGGCGCACCAAGCAGAGATTTCTACGGAAATACTCGCGTTGGAGTGCCGGATATTGGTGCGGTTGAGGTGATTCCTGCAGCGATAGCAAGCGTAACTGGTGGCCCACTCACCTTCAGTAATGTGGCGGTTGGTTCAACCAGTGCTGCGCAAACGCTGACATTGCAAAACACTGGCGGCGGGTCATTGACTGGCATAGGGGTTGCAGTGACAAGTCCATTCTCAAGAGCTGGTGGAACTTGTGGTGCAACGTTAGCAGCTAGTAGCAGCTGTACTATCACAGTGACATTTACGCCAACAGGAACAGCTGCGGCAACAGGCACAGTGACTATTACAGGTAGTGTCCCAGTCACTGGCTCGCCAGTTGCACTTAATGGGACTGGCGTTGCTCCAGTGACTTCTGCCACATTAGCGCCTGCTTCATGGACTGTTTCTCAAGTACGAAACTGTCCGGGTACTGGTTTAGGGCAACTTGCTTGTGCGCTTGACCCAAGTCAGTCATTTACACTGACAAATACTGGCAATGTGACTCTGACAGGTATCACGACTGGTTCATTGTCTTCATCACCAGTGGCGAATGCAGCCAACTATGCAATTATTGGTACGGTGCTGGGTGTACAGCAATCAACATGTGGAACAACAGTGACCTCTCTGGCGCCCGGTGCGACCTGTACCGTAAGAGTACAGTTCAAGCCACTGACAGCGCAGGCAGCTGGAGCTAAGCCCGCAACGTTGAGTGTGACAGCAGGCGCAGCAGGGCTGAAAACATCCAGCTTGAATGGAACTGCAAATTGA
- a CDS encoding outer membrane lipoprotein-sorting protein, producing the protein MKKLIYITACLALVNATAVPITYGAQTADMTVAQIVEKNAKARGGLEAWRAVSSMTMSGEMDAGGKKNTMLPFVMSMKRPYKSRLEIRFQDQPAVQVYDGTQGWKVRPFLGRDDVEPFSPAEAKVASGWPQLDGPLINYAAKGTKVELQGTEAVEGKDAYKLKLTMKNGEQRNLWIDASSFLEVKIDGDPRKMDGKLRNVAIYYRDFKKVNGLSVPYVTETVVDGVGQTHKMNIQTVTLNPPLDDTIFAKPKVNLATTTDH; encoded by the coding sequence ATGAAAAAATTAATCTATATCACAGCTTGTTTGGCGCTTGTGAATGCTACCGCTGTACCGATTACATATGGTGCGCAAACAGCCGATATGACTGTGGCACAAATCGTGGAGAAAAACGCTAAGGCTCGCGGCGGACTTGAAGCTTGGCGCGCGGTGAGCAGTATGACCATGTCTGGCGAGATGGATGCTGGCGGCAAAAAGAATACCATGCTGCCATTTGTCATGAGCATGAAGCGACCTTACAAGAGTCGTTTAGAGATTCGTTTTCAGGATCAGCCGGCAGTGCAGGTTTACGATGGCACACAGGGTTGGAAAGTGAGACCTTTCTTGGGACGTGATGACGTTGAGCCATTTAGCCCAGCCGAAGCTAAAGTGGCTAGTGGATGGCCGCAGCTGGACGGCCCTCTGATTAATTATGCTGCTAAGGGCACCAAGGTGGAATTGCAAGGCACTGAAGCCGTGGAAGGCAAAGATGCCTATAAGCTCAAGCTGACCATGAAAAATGGTGAGCAGCGTAACCTATGGATAGATGCTAGTAGCTTTCTGGAAGTGAAAATCGACGGTGATCCGCGCAAAATGGATGGAAAATTGCGTAATGTTGCTATTTACTATCGTGACTTTAAGAAAGTGAATGGGCTTTCGGTTCCATACGTAACAGAGACCGTGGTCGATGGCGTCGGTCAGACGCATAAAATGAACATTCAGACTGTGACCTTGAATCCACCACTAGACGACACAATCTTCGCAAAACCAAAGGTGAATCTGGCCACAACAACCGACCATTAG